A single window of Verrucomicrobiia bacterium DNA harbors:
- a CDS encoding FIST C-terminal domain-containing protein, with protein sequence MRNEFSMAAFFPGRYEELRLAAWAEELRQQLRRPPSLGLVFFSPDWAEHAAEALEIIQVHARVPLLAGCSGMGLIAGAREFEDTPGAVLGLYHLPEAQLRAFHLTQAQVLEAANRSYWYAETGIGCEQTNGWLVFADPYTFDAETWLKQWNEAYPALPMVGGLASGTPSLRSTQVYLNHQAFDDGAVVISVGSAVRLGAVVSQGCTPIGEPWTITQSERNFIRQIGNRPAYKVLLDTFHSLDLEEQRKARGNLFIGLAMSEYVEQFQRGDFLIRNLLGGDPNSGALAVGAWPRTGQTIQFQRRDAEAATEDMVTLLTQAQEKWRGHTFYGGCLFACNGRGMGLFGAPDHDANLVQKYLGPLGVSGFFCNGEIGPVGSRNYLHGYTASVGVFMNVI encoded by the coding sequence GTGCGTAATGAGTTTTCCATGGCGGCCTTCTTTCCGGGGCGCTACGAAGAGCTCCGCCTGGCCGCGTGGGCGGAAGAGCTGCGCCAGCAACTGCGCCGCCCGCCCTCGCTGGGCCTGGTGTTTTTCAGCCCGGACTGGGCCGAGCACGCGGCCGAAGCCCTGGAAATCATCCAGGTCCATGCCCGCGTGCCGCTGCTGGCCGGTTGCAGCGGCATGGGACTGATCGCCGGCGCCCGTGAATTCGAAGACACCCCCGGCGCCGTGCTGGGATTGTACCACCTCCCGGAGGCCCAACTGCGGGCATTTCACCTGACCCAGGCGCAGGTCCTTGAAGCCGCCAACCGCTCCTACTGGTATGCGGAAACCGGCATCGGCTGCGAGCAGACCAATGGCTGGCTGGTCTTTGCTGATCCTTACACGTTCGACGCCGAAACCTGGCTCAAACAATGGAATGAGGCCTACCCCGCCCTGCCCATGGTTGGCGGCCTGGCCAGCGGCACGCCCTCCCTGCGCAGCACGCAGGTTTACTTGAACCACCAGGCGTTTGATGATGGCGCCGTGGTGATCTCCGTGGGCAGCGCCGTGCGCCTGGGGGCGGTGGTCTCCCAGGGCTGCACCCCCATCGGCGAGCCGTGGACCATCACCCAAAGCGAGCGCAATTTCATCCGGCAAATCGGCAACCGCCCCGCCTACAAAGTCCTGCTGGACACCTTCCACTCCCTGGACCTTGAAGAGCAGCGCAAGGCCCGCGGCAATTTATTCATCGGCCTGGCCATGAGCGAATATGTGGAGCAATTCCAGCGGGGGGATTTCCTCATCCGCAACCTGCTCGGTGGCGATCCCAATTCCGGCGCGCTGGCGGTGGGCGCCTGGCCGCGCACCGGCCAGACCATTCAATTTCAGCGCCGCGACGCCGAGGCCGCCACCGAAGACATGGTAACCCTGCTCACCCAGGCCCAGGAAAAGTGGCGCGGCCACACTTTCTATGGCGGCTGTTTGTTTGCCTGCAACGGCCGCGGCATGGGGCTGTTCGGCGCCCCGGACCACGATGCCAACCTGGTCCAGAAATACCTCGGGCCGCTCGGCGTTTCCGGCTTCTTCTGCAACGGCGAAATTGGCCCCGTTGGCTCCCGCAACTACCTTCATGGTTACACCGCCTCCGTTGGGGTGTTCATGAATG
- a CDS encoding carbohydrate binding domain-containing protein, with the protein MKRNCFRYVLGGVALLGALLLSWPTLAAAASGTITVAVDRPGPASSPMLWGIFFEDINHSTDGGIYAELVRNRNFEDGDKPDYWSVVRSGTAQVEISVDRSQPLSAKNPRALKVEIRDGGSGRVGVANGGYWGMNIRKGETYELTLFARAAAGFAGPLMVTLESEDREVYAEGRIARIEGAWKKYAVSLTARGTDPHARLVISTTRAGTFWLDMVSLFPKKTFKNRPNGLRPDLAQMLVDLKPSFNRFPGGCWVEGDTMAQAYRWKETIGDVAERRTQWNLWGYHATHGIGYHEYLQMCEDIGAEPLFVINCGMSHRENVPMDKMDEYVQDALDAIEYANGPVTSKWGALRAKHGHPAPFNLKYMQIGNENGGPAYAERYRLMYNAIKAKYPYMTLIANDWGGPPKNVPLEIVDEHYYNNPEFFMVQSTRYDKYPRTGFKVFVGEYAVTQGGGQGNLRAAVGEAAFMTGLERNSDIVVMASYAPLFVHVNHRRWNPDLINFDSSRAYGIPSYYVQKMFSENRGETILPITVESPNATTRTQGGAIGVGTWLTQAEFKDIKVTRGNEVLYEFDPAKGTQPWRLLGNGNWSIQDGALRQMSRAENVRAIIGDKQWTEYTLTLKARKISGDEGFLILFNVQDENAKSWWNLGGWGNRRHAIEMGGVIGREVEGRIETGRWYDIRIESGAKGVKCYLDGQLVHDSEYPTLKALYASATRARDEVILKVVNASYDPVTTTFALQGVNRVAGPARMIVLTSEKATDENSLDHPLKVAPKSSTVNLPGPRFEQTLAPNSVNVLRVRVQ; encoded by the coding sequence ATGAAACGCAATTGCTTTCGCTATGTCCTGGGTGGAGTGGCGCTGTTGGGCGCCCTGTTGCTGAGCTGGCCGACGCTGGCGGCCGCGGCGTCGGGCACGATTACCGTGGCGGTGGACCGGCCCGGCCCGGCTTCCAGCCCAATGCTGTGGGGCATCTTTTTTGAGGACATCAATCACTCGACGGACGGCGGCATCTACGCCGAGCTGGTGCGCAATCGCAACTTTGAGGACGGCGACAAGCCGGACTATTGGAGCGTGGTGCGGAGCGGGACGGCGCAGGTGGAGATCAGCGTGGATCGGAGCCAGCCGCTGAGCGCCAAGAATCCGCGGGCGTTGAAAGTGGAGATCCGCGACGGGGGCAGCGGCCGGGTGGGGGTGGCCAACGGCGGTTACTGGGGCATGAACATCCGCAAGGGCGAAACTTATGAGCTGACGCTCTTTGCCCGCGCGGCGGCGGGTTTTGCGGGGCCGCTGATGGTGACGCTGGAGAGCGAGGACCGCGAGGTGTATGCCGAGGGGCGGATTGCGCGGATTGAGGGCGCCTGGAAGAAATACGCGGTGAGTCTGACGGCGCGGGGGACGGATCCCCATGCGCGGCTGGTAATCAGCACCACGCGGGCGGGCACGTTCTGGCTCGACATGGTTTCGCTCTTTCCAAAAAAGACCTTCAAGAACCGCCCGAACGGGCTGCGGCCGGATCTGGCGCAAATGCTGGTGGATTTGAAACCGTCGTTCAACCGGTTTCCGGGCGGCTGCTGGGTGGAGGGGGACACCATGGCCCAGGCCTACCGGTGGAAGGAGACCATTGGTGATGTGGCCGAGCGGCGGACCCAGTGGAATTTGTGGGGGTATCACGCCACGCACGGGATCGGCTACCACGAATACCTGCAAATGTGCGAGGACATCGGGGCGGAGCCATTGTTTGTCATCAACTGCGGCATGAGCCATCGTGAGAACGTGCCGATGGACAAGATGGACGAGTACGTGCAGGACGCGCTGGACGCCATCGAGTATGCCAACGGGCCGGTGACCAGCAAGTGGGGGGCGTTGCGGGCGAAGCACGGGCATCCGGCGCCGTTTAATTTGAAATACATGCAAATTGGCAATGAAAACGGCGGCCCGGCGTATGCGGAGCGTTACCGCCTGATGTACAACGCCATCAAGGCCAAGTACCCTTATATGACCCTCATCGCCAATGACTGGGGCGGTCCGCCCAAGAACGTGCCGCTGGAAATTGTGGACGAGCACTATTACAACAACCCGGAATTTTTCATGGTGCAATCCACCCGGTATGACAAATACCCGCGCACGGGCTTCAAGGTGTTTGTGGGCGAGTATGCGGTCACCCAGGGCGGCGGACAGGGGAATCTGCGGGCGGCGGTGGGCGAGGCGGCCTTCATGACCGGGCTGGAGCGCAACTCGGACATTGTGGTCATGGCGTCTTACGCGCCGCTGTTTGTGCATGTGAATCACCGGCGCTGGAATCCGGACCTCATCAACTTTGACAGCTCGCGGGCCTACGGCATTCCGTCGTACTACGTGCAGAAGATGTTCAGTGAAAACCGCGGCGAGACCATTTTGCCGATCACGGTGGAATCGCCCAACGCCACCACGCGCACGCAGGGCGGGGCCATCGGGGTGGGCACGTGGCTGACGCAGGCGGAGTTCAAGGACATCAAGGTCACCCGCGGCAACGAGGTGCTGTATGAGTTTGATCCGGCCAAAGGCACGCAGCCATGGCGGCTGCTGGGCAACGGCAACTGGAGCATCCAGGACGGCGCCCTGCGCCAGATGAGCCGCGCCGAGAATGTGCGGGCGATCATCGGCGACAAGCAGTGGACGGAGTACACCCTGACGCTCAAGGCGCGAAAAATCAGCGGCGATGAGGGATTCCTAATCCTCTTTAATGTGCAGGACGAAAACGCCAAGTCGTGGTGGAATCTGGGCGGGTGGGGCAACCGCCGCCATGCCATCGAAATGGGGGGGGTCATTGGGCGCGAAGTGGAGGGGCGCATCGAGACCGGCCGGTGGTATGACATCCGCATTGAATCCGGGGCCAAGGGGGTGAAATGTTATCTGGACGGGCAACTGGTGCATGACTCGGAATATCCGACACTGAAGGCGCTTTATGCCTCGGCCACACGGGCGCGGGATGAGGTGATCCTGAAGGTGGTCAATGCCAGTTATGATCCGGTGACCACCACCTTTGCGTTGCAGGGCGTCAATCGCGTGGCTGGGCCGGCCCGGATGATTGTGCTCACCAGCGAAAAGGCCACGGACGAAAACAGCCTGGATCATCCGCTGAAAGTGGCGCCCAAGAGCAGCACGGTGAATCTGCCGGGGCCGCGCTTTGAGCAGACGCTGGCTCCCAACTCGGTGAACGTGCTGCGGGTGCGGGTGCAATAA
- a CDS encoding beta-hydroxyacyl-ACP dehydratase, translating into MPTPLESKPCLAEALARLPHGPEFRFVDRLTALEPGVRGAGEYHVRGDEPFLRGHFPGLPLFPGVLLVEAAAQLAGVVAQTAPGQAPLEDLKLTALRHIKIWDTARPGETLQLTARITGRLGGLIQAETEVSAGGRLLLQGQITLGGRDQGR; encoded by the coding sequence ATGCCCACTCCGCTTGAATCCAAACCATGCCTGGCCGAGGCGCTGGCCCGCCTCCCCCACGGGCCTGAATTCCGGTTTGTGGACCGGCTCACCGCACTGGAGCCAGGCGTGCGCGGCGCGGGCGAGTACCACGTGCGCGGCGACGAGCCGTTTCTGCGCGGTCATTTCCCCGGCCTGCCCCTGTTTCCCGGCGTCTTGCTGGTGGAAGCCGCGGCGCAACTCGCCGGCGTGGTGGCGCAAACGGCCCCCGGGCAGGCGCCCCTCGAAGATTTGAAACTCACCGCCCTCCGGCACATCAAAATATGGGACACCGCCCGGCCCGGCGAAACGCTCCAGCTCACCGCCCGCATCACCGGCCGCCTGGGCGGCCTCATCCAGGCGGAAACAGAAGTATCGGCCGGCGGGCGCCTGCTGCTGCAGGGGCAGATCACGCTGGGCGGCAGGGATCAAGGCCGCTGA